A window of Lytechinus pictus isolate F3 Inbred chromosome 7, Lp3.0, whole genome shotgun sequence contains these coding sequences:
- the LOC129264895 gene encoding uncharacterized protein LOC129264895 yields MSSGMKADFTILEHAKGFQKKEDQFLVIELVANEGAQKGKKGNTTYDWKDITDKAKSSRLVGKTHDLMDHDQVKPNFEEFRETYFTDARACLAFYDFSVVKPLVEAKSYKIAAFKWCPDTLQVGKKMVFASSVETLRKDCSVSAHIIPGTDPDELTFEGVLKELEGK; encoded by the exons TCCTCTGGAATGAAAGCTGATTTCACTATTCTTGAGCATGCCAAGGGATTTCAAAAGAAAGAAGACCAGTTCTTAGTTATTGAATTAGTAGCAAATGAA GGTGctcaaaagggaaaaaagggtaATACTACATAT GACTGGAAAGATATAACAGACAAGGCAAAAAGCAGCAGACTTGTTGGTAAAACCCATGATCTTATGGACCATGATCAGGTCAAACCAAATTTTGAAGAATTCCGCGAGACTTACTTCACAGATGCACGTGCTTGCTTAGCATTCTATGATTTCAGTGTAGTAAAACCACTTGTGGAGGCTAAATCTTACAAGATCGCCGCATTCAAATG GTGTCCAGACACACTGCAAGTTGGCAAGAAGATGGTCTTTGCATCCAGTGTAGAAACACTTAGGAAAGATTGTTCTGTGAGTGCACATATAATTCCTGGTACTGACCCAGATGAATTGACGTTTGAGGGCGTACTGAAGGAATTGGAAGGCAAGTAA